The following coding sequences are from one Saprospiraceae bacterium window:
- a CDS encoding cation:proton antiporter, with product MASFSIITICILFLMAYVFDISSSRTRIPSVILLLALGVAVQYLSSLTNIIPPNLNPLLPVIGTVGLILIVLEGALELEISPGKLHFVMKAFAVALIPLFAMSFGIAYFLHYIHGIPFRIALSNAIPLSIVSSAIAIPSAKNLLAQDREFVTYESSLSDIIGVILFNFISLNDSYNTDVFLNFTFEFLVMLFVSFIATLLLIVFLNKINHHIKFIPIIIMVILIYAIAKVYHLPALLFIMLFGLLLGNMDEFNFIRFIKSLNTKDFTQDVHKFKELTTEIAFLIRALFFILFGFLLDPGEIMNIETIAMAILITAAIFILRYFILKVFNISTKALVYIAPRGLITILLFLSLPENTRLPFINKSLIIQVIVLTASIMMIGLMFYNKPKIQEDADNKIIQ from the coding sequence ATGGCAAGTTTCTCTATCATTACAATTTGTATCTTGTTTTTGATGGCATACGTTTTTGACATATCGTCATCAAGAACAAGAATTCCATCAGTGATCCTATTGCTGGCTTTGGGAGTGGCCGTCCAATACTTGAGTAGCTTGACGAATATTATACCACCAAATCTAAATCCCTTGCTCCCTGTAATAGGTACTGTTGGTTTAATACTCATCGTTCTTGAAGGGGCGCTGGAACTCGAAATCAGTCCAGGAAAACTGCATTTTGTTATGAAGGCATTTGCGGTCGCTTTGATACCGCTGTTTGCCATGAGTTTTGGTATTGCTTATTTCCTCCATTACATCCACGGCATCCCTTTTCGCATAGCTCTTTCCAATGCGATTCCACTATCCATTGTCAGCAGCGCCATAGCTATACCCAGTGCAAAAAATTTGTTGGCTCAGGATCGTGAATTTGTTACGTATGAAAGTAGTTTATCAGATATTATTGGTGTGATATTATTTAATTTTATCAGTTTAAATGATAGCTACAATACAGACGTTTTCCTCAATTTTACATTCGAATTTTTGGTGATGTTGTTTGTATCTTTCATTGCTACTCTCTTGCTCATTGTATTTTTAAATAAAATCAATCACCATATAAAATTCATACCCATTATCATCATGGTGATTCTCATTTATGCTATCGCCAAAGTGTATCATTTACCTGCTCTACTGTTTATTATGCTTTTTGGTCTTTTATTGGGCAACATGGATGAATTTAATTTTATCCGTTTTATCAAAAGTTTGAATACTAAGGACTTTACTCAGGATGTACATAAGTTTAAAGAACTTACTACTGAAATTGCTTTTTTGATACGTGCTTTGTTTTTTATACTTTTTGGTTTCTTACTAGATCCTGGTGAGATCATGAATATTGAAACTATAGCAATGGCGATTCTCATTACTGCAGCAATTTTCATATTGAGGTACTTTATTTTGAAAGTATTCAATATATCCACAAAGGCCTTGGTTTATATTGCTCCAAGGGGATTGATCACGATTCTACTTTTTCTTTCCTTACCTGAAAACACTCGGTTACCCTTCATCAACAAATCACTGATCATACAAGTCATAGTACTCACTGCGTCAATCATGATGATCGGATTGATGTTTTATAATAAACCAAAAATTCAAGAAGATGCGGACAACAAAATTATTCAATGA
- a CDS encoding DUF1761 domain-containing protein produces MFYINWIAVIISAVVSYGIGAIWYHDKVFGKSWKDEMLIQGLKKKDGHSVQDKVKAFVMTLIYVFFLAIITTKMEYSSCLADGVKSGLMLGAGIVAMALGIHYTFGGKSNKIWMIDAGYIVVISVVSGGIIGVFA; encoded by the coding sequence ATGTTTTATATCAATTGGATTGCAGTGATTATTTCAGCCGTGGTTTCTTATGGCATTGGCGCAATTTGGTATCATGATAAAGTATTTGGAAAAAGCTGGAAAGACGAAATGCTTATACAGGGACTAAAAAAGAAGGATGGTCATAGTGTTCAGGATAAGGTAAAGGCCTTCGTGATGACTTTGATCTATGTTTTTTTTCTGGCGATTATTACGACAAAAATGGAATACAGTTCTTGCTTGGCGGATGGTGTGAAAAGTGGTTTGATGTTGGGAGCTGGGATAGTAGCTATGGCGCTGGGAATCCATTATACTTTTGGTGGAAAGAGCAATAAAATTTGGATGATTGATGCTGGCTATATTGTCGTCATATCCGTGGTCAGTGGAGGGATAATTGGTGTCTTCGCTTGA
- the upp gene encoding uracil phosphoribosyltransferase codes for MVHLLTSKRSVADELLYELRDRSHNRNRQLFRDRMKKLGWIMAYEISQNLEYKSCTADTGLGEAQSFIINDELVLCPVLRAGLAMYEGMHAVFSGAETAFVSAYRKHKPDGSFDIQMNYVTCPDLTDKTVILIDPMLATGMSICQSIEALEQFGIPKSWYVVCAIASQLGIQTLEQKFPLVHIFAAAIDEELTAKSYIVPGLGDAGDLAYGQKLQE; via the coding sequence ATGGTTCATTTACTCACCTCAAAAAGATCAGTAGCAGACGAGTTGTTATATGAATTGAGGGACCGCAGCCACAATCGCAATCGCCAATTATTTCGCGATCGGATGAAAAAATTGGGTTGGATTATGGCTTATGAAATCAGCCAAAATTTAGAATACAAATCCTGTACTGCAGACACAGGCCTGGGAGAGGCGCAATCATTTATAATAAATGATGAGCTGGTACTTTGCCCTGTACTGCGCGCGGGTCTTGCAATGTATGAGGGGATGCATGCGGTTTTTTCCGGAGCAGAAACTGCATTTGTATCTGCTTACCGCAAGCATAAACCGGATGGTAGTTTTGATATTCAAATGAATTATGTGACCTGTCCTGATCTCACCGATAAGACTGTGATTCTAATTGATCCCATGCTAGCTACAGGGATGTCGATTTGCCAATCCATTGAAGCGTTGGAACAATTTGGTATTCCGAAATCTTGGTATGTTGTCTGTGCCATAGCAAGTCAGCTGGGAATTCAAACTCTTGAGCAGAAATTTCCATTAGTTCATATTTTTGCTGCGGCAATTGACGAAGAATTGACTGCCAAATCCTATATCGTTCCCGGTTTGGGTGATGCAGGAGATTTGGCCTATGGTCAAAAACTTCAGGAATGA
- the nhaA gene encoding Na+/H+ antiporter NhaA, translating to MRTTKLFNEFFQSERAGGLILIFCTILSIILANSILQESYQSFFTTKLGNHDIRHWINDGLMTIFFLLIGLELEREIYIGELSNIKDALLPLFAAIGGMLAPALVYLSMNFGSESQSGAGIPMATDIAFALGILSLLGNKVPTSLKVFLTALAVMDDLGAILIIAFFYSKEIDSAGLIISLGIFGLLLILNRLKVVNLIPYLIGGVVMWYYMLHSGIHATITGILLAFAIPFGSGDEKSPSYILQHQLHVPVAFFILPIFALANTAIPLSGNIHDALAQNYSLGIILGLIVGKPLGIFLFSFAAISLGICKMPYDMRYKSILGAGMLGGIGFTMSIFIALLAFDQESMINHSKLAILIGSAISGTLAYITIQYDLVHKR from the coding sequence ATGCGGACAACAAAATTATTCAATGAGTTTTTCCAAAGCGAAAGGGCCGGAGGATTGATTTTGATTTTTTGCACTATCCTATCCATCATTTTGGCGAATTCTATTTTGCAGGAATCATACCAAAGTTTTTTTACGACTAAATTGGGAAATCATGACATCAGGCATTGGATCAATGATGGATTGATGACTATATTTTTTCTTCTCATCGGGCTCGAGTTGGAACGCGAAATTTATATTGGTGAATTGTCCAACATTAAAGACGCTTTGCTTCCATTGTTTGCAGCAATCGGTGGTATGCTGGCTCCGGCTTTGGTGTATCTAAGCATGAATTTTGGCAGCGAAAGTCAGTCAGGTGCAGGTATTCCTATGGCGACAGACATCGCTTTTGCATTGGGTATTTTATCTTTACTTGGCAACAAAGTACCGACCTCGCTCAAGGTTTTTCTCACTGCCTTGGCTGTCATGGATGATCTTGGTGCTATACTCATCATCGCTTTTTTTTACTCAAAAGAAATTGATTCCGCCGGGCTGATTATTTCTTTGGGCATTTTTGGGCTACTCTTGATTCTCAACCGACTCAAAGTTGTAAATCTCATACCGTATTTGATTGGTGGAGTTGTCATGTGGTACTATATGCTTCATTCAGGAATTCATGCAACAATCACAGGCATACTATTGGCTTTTGCCATACCCTTTGGATCAGGTGATGAAAAATCTCCATCATACATTTTACAACATCAGTTGCATGTACCGGTAGCATTTTTCATTTTACCTATTTTTGCTTTGGCGAATACGGCAATCCCTCTGAGTGGGAATATTCATGATGCCTTAGCTCAAAACTATAGTCTTGGAATCATCCTTGGTTTGATCGTTGGCAAACCCTTGGGGATCTTTCTGTTTAGCTTTGCCGCAATCTCACTTGGAATCTGTAAGATGCCGTATGACATGAGGTACAAATCCATTTTAGGGGCAGGGATGCTGGGAGGCATAGGTTTCACCATGTCTATTTTTATCGCTCTCCTAGCATTTGATCAGGAATCGATGATCAATCATAGCAAATTGGCTATCCTCATCGGATCTGCTATATCAGGTACTCTAGCTTATATCACTATCCAATACGATTTGGTTCACAAAAGATAG